The Paenibacillus beijingensis nucleotide sequence TTTGGCAACTTTATTCGTCGATTCAACGGCTGTCTCGTTGCAGTCAGCAGCAGGCGCCATGTGAATGCTTCCGGCGGCAGAGGCAGAGAAACCTCCGCTAGCGACGTGTGTCTCCCAGCCCCTCGTACGGCTTACGAACCTAGTCATCGTTATTTGTGATAAAGGTACCAGTTTCAAGCTTTAACGAATCCCAAAGTCTCTATTGTATTCCGATTGACTCGATTGGGCTGCATATGAAAGAAATAACGATTGCTCGGTTCGTTAACGCCAGAAAAGTCTCGTAATCCCCGAAATAACGGGTTTACGGTTCTTTAGGCCCGGTCCATTAGCCGTCCGCTGACGCTTTCTGTCCGCAGACTTTCATAAAGCGAGAGAAACGTCCCGATTCGTACGGCCATAACAAAAACGAGGCGGAAGACAGCTCCCGCCCCATGTATCCTATTGAGCTAAAGCGGCTTTCGCCGTCTTGACCGCTGAACCAAGGTCGCCACATGACGAATCATGCGGAGATTGTCACGAGACGATGCGTTTGCGGATGCCGATCTGATTCGTCTCCGGCCGGTAATTTAGCCGTTCTTCAATCATGTACGTTGTTCGCGGACCTCAGTTCACCTGACGGCTGTCCGCTTTCCCTTCATGGAGCCGCTCGACTGAAACGGTTTTCGTGTTTTGCGGAGTGCCGCCTACCTGCACCGTTGCCATTCCGTTCGGTTCATCGATATTTTCGATCCAGACGGACTGCCCTTCCAGATGAACCGCGAACGTATCCGGCGATTCGTAGATTTGCTTCGCTCGTTCCATATTCATAAGCTGCGCTTTCCTCCTTAAGGTTGCTGTAAGTCTTTTCCCGCCCCGATCGTGTCGGTTGTCGTTTCCTCTATCAGGCCGTTATCGTACGTGACCTGTCCGCCGCCCAAGCCTTCGTTGACCATACGGTCAATATCGAGCTCGTACTGTTCTCGTCCTTCGTTCTTCATATCATCCAGGCAGCCTTCCCTGCCCGGGTTGTCGCACCGCTCGCTCATCGCTCATTTCTCCCCTTTG carries:
- a CDS encoding H-type small acid-soluble spore protein, whose translation is MNMERAKQIYESPDTFAVHLEGQSVWIENIDEPNGMATVQVGGTPQNTKTVSVERLHEGKADSRQVN